The following are encoded together in the Candidatus Limnocylindrales bacterium genome:
- a CDS encoding rhomboid family intramembrane serine protease — protein sequence MIPIRDTIRSREYPFTNITLILINALVFFYQLSLGREVDALVLHYGLVPAKFTLSAKWEVDPVFRYLPFLTSMFLHGGWIHFIGNMWYLWIFGDNVEDRLGHFRYLIFYLLCGFIAGYAQYITHPLSTVPMIGASGAIAGILGAYLTLFPHSTVITLVPVFFFLTLVEVPAVVFLVLWFLMQFLNGTIAITFVSQATGGVAWWAHIGGFLAGFFLVHFFKRRRVPRYYEDEAWPSW from the coding sequence GTGATACCGATTCGTGATACGATAAGATCTCGAGAATATCCTTTTACGAATATAACCCTTATTTTGATCAACGCCCTCGTTTTTTTTTATCAACTCTCCTTAGGAAGGGAAGTGGATGCCTTAGTATTACATTACGGGTTGGTACCGGCCAAGTTTACACTATCGGCCAAATGGGAGGTGGATCCGGTGTTTCGGTATTTACCCTTTTTGACGTCGATGTTTCTCCATGGAGGCTGGATTCACTTTATCGGCAATATGTGGTATCTCTGGATCTTCGGAGATAACGTGGAAGATCGCCTGGGCCATTTTCGATATTTGATTTTTTATTTGCTTTGTGGCTTTATTGCCGGATATGCCCAATATATTACCCACCCCCTTTCTACAGTCCCCATGATTGGGGCAAGTGGGGCTATTGCGGGTATTTTAGGAGCTTACTTAACCCTTTTTCCCCATTCTACCGTAATTACCCTGGTTCCTGTTTTCTTCTTTTTAACTTTAGTAGAAGTTCCGGCCGTTGTGTTTTTAGTCTTGTGGTTCCTCATGCAGTTCTTGAATGGAACCATTGCCATTACTTTTGTCAGTCAGGCCACCGGCGGAGTTGCCTGGTGGGCTCATATTGGAGGTTTCTTAGCCGGATTTTTTCTGGTTCACTTTTTTAAAAGGCGGCGAGTTCCCAGATATTATGAAGATGAGGCCTGGCCTTCCTGGTAA
- a CDS encoding Hsp20/alpha crystallin family protein: MVLTRWNPWKELASLHTDLDRLFDQFFGRMEGSGFMPRAMLSSGAWQPALEGYVKDNNLIVRAIVPGVDPKDVNISIHGNTLVIKGERKAAEGIETEDYYFCEIPYGSFERTVTLPVEVDVDQVHATYKDGLLEISLPTKNFIGRKKIEIQTEPTQVKELKAA; encoded by the coding sequence ATGGTACTCACACGATGGAATCCTTGGAAAGAACTTGCCTCTCTTCATACCGATCTGGATCGTTTATTCGACCAGTTCTTCGGCCGAATGGAAGGGAGTGGGTTCATGCCCAGGGCAATGCTAAGTAGTGGAGCTTGGCAGCCTGCTCTGGAGGGATATGTAAAGGATAATAACCTGATTGTGAGGGCTATAGTTCCAGGCGTTGATCCCAAAGACGTCAACATCTCCATTCATGGTAACACCTTAGTCATCAAGGGCGAGCGGAAGGCCGCTGAAGGGATCGAAACAGAAGATTACTACTTCTGCGAGATCCCCTATGGAAGCTTTGAGCGAACGGTAACGCTGCCTGTGGAAGTGGATGTGGATCAGGTCCATGCCACTTATAAAGATGGGTTGCTGGAGATCTCACTCCCGACCAAGAATTTCATAGGCCGGAAGAAAATCGAGATCCAGACCGAACCTACCCAGGTAAAAGAATTAAAAGCTGCTTAA
- a CDS encoding YCF48-related protein — protein sequence MMRKNLWLILTLLTMAVFGGRISFLALNREVSAQEKESSLLESHRMEMTEMEHLHVLVLNPKNNTLFKGTHHGLYKSTDEGKTWQKLDLKGDLKNFDFMALVLDPTDPQVMYAAGHDMWVVKSTDGGISWKTVKNGLPSSDVHGLSVHPTDKRLHAWVVDKGLYRSKDGGASWQRVDDGPPADVKTLTVANVPTGMGGIWLIAATADGLYLSMD from the coding sequence ATGATGAGAAAAAATCTGTGGTTAATCTTGACCCTGTTGACTATGGCAGTTTTTGGAGGAAGGATCTCTTTCTTGGCTCTCAATAGGGAAGTTTCTGCCCAAGAGAAGGAATCCTCCTTACTTGAAAGTCATAGGATGGAGATGACCGAAATGGAGCATCTCCATGTTTTAGTTCTTAACCCCAAGAATAATACCCTTTTCAAGGGAACTCATCATGGACTTTATAAAAGCACCGATGAAGGAAAAACCTGGCAAAAGCTGGATCTCAAAGGGGATCTTAAAAACTTTGACTTTATGGCTTTAGTACTAGATCCGACAGATCCTCAAGTGATGTATGCAGCGGGCCACGACATGTGGGTAGTTAAGAGTACCGATGGAGGGATAAGCTGGAAGACGGTTAAAAATGGACTTCCCAGTAGCGATGTCCATGGACTCTCCGTTCATCCTACGGATAAACGGCTTCATGCCTGGGTAGTAGATAAAGGGCTATACCGATCCAAGGATGGAGGAGCGAGTTGGCAACGGGTGGACGATGGGCCTCCTGCTGATGTAAAGACCCTAACGGTAGCCAACGTCCCCACAGGAATGGGAGGAATCTGGTTGATAGCTGCGACAGCCGATGGTCTTTATCTAAGCATGGACTGA
- a CDS encoding TlpA disulfide reductase family protein, with the protein MEKKLILILVISPILLVLTVFALAFIQRDKSSKTLQKPEPLKIGSLAPDFTFPDLNDSERKLSDYRGKVVFINIWATWCPPCIYEMPSMQRLYDQLKGEDFEILAISIDALGKQVVEPFIQKYHLTFPVLLDPTGKIKKLYATTGVPESFIVDKNGILVLKVIGPQEWDSEDALKFFRRLIQGERS; encoded by the coding sequence ATGGAGAAAAAGCTAATTTTGATCCTTGTGATCAGCCCGATCCTTCTGGTTCTAACTGTGTTTGCGCTGGCTTTTATACAGAGGGATAAAAGCTCAAAAACCCTTCAAAAACCTGAACCTCTTAAAATAGGGTCTTTGGCCCCGGACTTTACTTTCCCGGATTTAAATGATTCAGAAAGAAAGTTGTCAGATTATCGAGGCAAGGTGGTATTTATCAACATCTGGGCCACGTGGTGCCCTCCTTGTATTTACGAGATGCCGTCCATGCAACGGCTTTATGATCAGTTAAAAGGAGAAGATTTTGAGATACTGGCGATCAGCATCGATGCCTTGGGAAAGCAGGTTGTTGAACCCTTTATACAAAAGTATCATCTGACTTTCCCCGTTTTGCTGGATCCCACGGGAAAGATAAAAAAACTTTATGCAACCACCGGGGTTCCCGAAAGCTTTATTGTAGATAAGAACGGGATACTGGTTTTGAAAGTTATAGGACCTCAAGAGTGGGATTCCGAGGATGCCCTAAAATTTTTTAGAAGGTTGATTCAAGGTGAGAGGAGCTAA
- a CDS encoding multicopper oxidase family protein: MKDQGHLRDNAGITAIKEKSFSRREFLKISGRVGLGTLALIAGDGALLLEQEGVRQQKGAVGIREIYLEAREVDWELAPGKVIKAMAYNGQIPGPEIRLKEGERVRIVLKNALPESTTIHWHGVDVPNPMDGVPGITQDPVRPGETFVYEFEARPAGTRWYHTHFQEHRQLDLGLYAPFIIEPAEEKEPTFDREYTLILDDWATGIGRPLPSTRAGTAGRRGSMGGMMNGMMGQMMENMMDREGMEDRMGGMMGSRQRPIYDTLTINGKAYPATEPLHVHKGERVRLRIINASADHTHVLRLAGHRLKVTHTDGNPLAQPVEVDAIPIAPSERYDALFVANRPGTWFLFCAEPGHPAAGERVLVVYDGYEGIEPDRPPEGITGLNLWHYRLGLGKEILPKPFGQERTFNLTLSGGMMGSDTWTINGRQYPKTEPLRLRKGDLVRVRFFNHSMEAHPMHLHGQSFKVLAVNGQKLSAPIVKDSVDVEAHMGSVDIEFTAYNPGDWFFHCHKPMHMQGGMITLTKIG; encoded by the coding sequence ATGAAAGATCAAGGGCATTTAAGGGATAATGCCGGAATAACAGCAATAAAGGAGAAGTCTTTCTCACGGCGAGAGTTTCTAAAAATATCTGGACGGGTAGGATTAGGTACTCTGGCCCTCATAGCTGGTGATGGAGCCCTGCTCCTGGAACAGGAGGGTGTCAGGCAACAGAAGGGTGCTGTTGGAATCCGAGAGATCTATCTGGAGGCACGGGAAGTGGACTGGGAGCTGGCTCCGGGTAAAGTTATCAAGGCCATGGCGTACAATGGTCAGATTCCGGGTCCCGAGATCCGTCTCAAGGAAGGGGAGCGGGTTCGGATCGTCTTGAAGAATGCACTTCCTGAATCGACGACCATCCACTGGCATGGGGTGGATGTGCCCAATCCCATGGACGGAGTGCCAGGAATCACCCAGGATCCCGTCAGGCCCGGAGAGACCTTTGTTTATGAGTTCGAGGCCCGACCTGCAGGGACTCGCTGGTACCATACCCACTTCCAGGAGCATCGACAGCTCGACCTGGGTCTCTATGCCCCCTTCATCATCGAACCTGCGGAGGAAAAGGAACCCACCTTCGATCGTGAGTACACCTTGATTCTCGACGACTGGGCCACCGGGATAGGACGCCCACTCCCGAGCACACGGGCAGGGACCGCAGGCCGTCGTGGTAGTATGGGAGGGATGATGAATGGCATGATGGGCCAGATGATGGAGAACATGATGGATCGTGAAGGAATGGAAGATAGAATGGGTGGCATGATGGGTAGCAGACAGAGGCCCATTTACGATACCCTGACCATTAACGGAAAGGCCTATCCTGCCACCGAACCCCTTCACGTCCACAAAGGAGAACGCGTCCGGCTTCGGATTATCAACGCAAGTGCCGACCACACCCATGTCCTCCGCCTGGCGGGACACCGCTTGAAGGTAACCCACACAGATGGGAATCCATTGGCGCAACCTGTAGAGGTGGATGCAATACCCATTGCCCCCAGCGAGCGATACGATGCCCTCTTCGTAGCAAACCGACCCGGTACCTGGTTCCTGTTTTGTGCCGAGCCCGGCCATCCTGCTGCAGGTGAACGGGTCCTGGTAGTATACGATGGATACGAAGGAATAGAACCAGACAGGCCACCAGAGGGGATAACCGGCTTGAACCTTTGGCACTACCGTTTAGGTCTGGGCAAGGAAATCTTGCCAAAACCCTTCGGGCAGGAACGAACCTTTAACCTTACCCTAAGCGGCGGGATGATGGGCTCTGATACCTGGACTATCAACGGCAGGCAGTATCCCAAGACCGAGCCTCTACGCCTCCGGAAGGGGGACCTGGTCCGGGTTCGTTTCTTTAACCACAGTATGGAAGCCCACCCCATGCATCTACATGGCCAGTCCTTCAAGGTCCTGGCAGTAAACGGCCAGAAACTTTCTGCTCCTATCGTGAAGGATAGTGTGGATGTGGAGGCCCATATGGGTTCGGTAGATATCGAATTCACCGCCTATAACCCAGGAGATTGGTTCTTTCACTGCCATAAGCCCATGCACATGCAAGGGGGAATGATCACCCTTACCAAGATCGGTTGA